The DNA window TTCTCGCCCGGCTTGCCGTATTCCTGCTCTACTTTCAGCTCGATCGGCAGACCGTGGCAGTCCCAGCCTGGAACGTAAGGCGAGTCATAGCCCGTCAGTCCTTTGGACTTAACGATAATGTCTTTCAGAATCTTGTTAACCGAGTGACCAATATGAATACTACCATTCGCATAAGGAGGGCCATCATGCAGAATGAAGGTTTTTTTGCCTTTTTTGGCTGCACGAATGATGCCGTACAGGTCATCATCGGTCCAACGCGCCAGCATTCCCGGTTCGCGTTTGGCGAGGTCGCCACGCATAGGGAACCCTGTTTCCGGCAAATTCAGGGTCGATTTATAGTCACTCATCAGATTCTCGGTTCCGTATTTCGGTTTGATAAACACCAGTGGCTCAGGCCTGGCTGGTCAGCCCAAATAATTCGCGGGCCGTTAACTCATCACGTGCGATTTGCGCCTTCAGCTCGTCGAGCGACGCAAACCGCTGCTCATTACGTATCTTTTTACGCAGTACTACATTGATATGGCGACCGTAGAGGTCCATTACAACGTCCAACAGATGCACTTCGAGCTGCTGACGCACGCCCGCTACCGTTGGACGGGTGCCAATATTGGCGACGCCGGCGATCGGCTTGTCGCCCAGCCCTGTCACTTCTACCGCATAGACCCCTTTAACCGGGGAAACCTGACGACGCAGCGGTAAGTTCGCCGTCGGAAAACCTATGGTACGGCCCAGTTCGTCGCCATGCACGACGCGCCCGGAAATGCTAAACGGATGGCCGAGCAGCGTCTCCGCCAGCAGGAGATCGTCATCGGCCAGCGCCTGACGCACCGCCGTGCTGCTGATCCGCACCCCGCCTTCGCAGAAGGTTTGGGTGCTGGTGACGTCGAAGCCGTATTCCGCCCCCGCCTTTTGTAATAACAAGAAATCCCCCTGGCGACCAGCGCCAAAGCGGAAATCGTCACCGACGGCAAGGAACTGCACGCCCAGGCGGCGCACCAGCAGTTCACTGATAAAATCCTGCGCCGTCAGCGCGGCGAACCGGCGGTCGAAGCGAACGCACAGCACATAGTCGACCCCGCTTTCAGCCAGATAGCTCAGCTTTTCACGCAGGCGGGTCAACCGCGCCGGGGCTTTATCGGCGGCAAAAAGCTCGAGCGGCTGGGGTTCGAAAATCATCACCACCACCGGTAAACCGCGCTGGCGGCCCTCTTCGCGCAAGCGCTGCAGCAGCGCCTGATGCCCACGATGCACGCCGTCAAAATTGCCAATGGTCAGCACGCACCCGTGCGGGGCCTGACTGAGATTATGTATGCCGCGTATCAGCTTCATGTCTGGCTCAAAACAGTGAAAATCGTCCGAGTATACCTTGTACAACTGTCAACGTTAACCAGCGATTGCTCCTCGGCAACGAAAGTTCTCAGGAATTCATTCACTCAGCGCGAGTCAGCGGGAAAACCGCCCGCCCCCGGCGATTTTTATGGTGGAAAAGCTGTATTCGCCTGCAACAAGCTGGTAGAATCTTGCGCCATCACTACGTAATGAAGCGCTGTGGTGTTAAACGGCGCTTATTTGCACAAATCCATTGACAAAAGAAGGCTAAACGGGCATATTCCTCGGCCTTTGAATTGTCCATATAGAACACATTTGGGAGTTGGACCTTGGCTAATATCAAATCAGCTAAGAAGCGCGCCGTTCAGTCTGAAAAGGCTCGCAAGCACAACGCTAGCCGTCGCTCTATGATGCGTACTTTCATCAAGAAAGTATACGCAGCTATCGAAGCTGGCGACAAAGCTGCTGCACAAAAAGCATTTAACGAAATGCAACCGATCGTGGACCGTCAGGCTGCTAAAGGTCTGATCCACAAAAACAAAGCTGCGCGTCATAAGGCTAACCTGACCGCTCAGATCAACAAACTGGCTTAATCGCTGCTTGTTGTCGCTTTGTGAAAAAACCCGCGAAAGCGGGTTTTTTTATGCCTGTCATCTTTCCCGTCCTGGCGCGACCTGAGCCACGCCAGCCCACGCTTTCCGGCTATCTGGGTTCAGTAAACAGCGACGAATAATCGCGATTGCAGATGCGCTGTACCGCCGGATGCTGAATCATCCGTTCGGCGAAAATGGCGTGATACTCCTCCATCACGCTATCCATGCGGCCAATTTCGACAATCGATTCATCATGGTAGAAATCATGCGCGTAGAGCGTCGGCGCGACAAAAATCGCATTATGCGCGGCGCCGAAGGCTTTCATGAGCGCCGCGTCGTCAAACTCGCCGAGGATCTCCACCTTCAGCCCCTGCACGTTAATCCAGTTCAGCAGCTTACGTCCCAGCATCGAGCGTCGACCAGGGATCAGCAGCCGTCGCTCTTCAAGACAGGCCGGGAACGGCTTCATTGGCGCCGGGTTCATGCACCAGAAGCTGACGCTGCACTCGCCAATCTTCACCGAAAACAGCCCTTCCTGCTGCGTCGAGTCGATCGGGCAGTCAGAGATAATCATATCGAGCTTATGCTGGCTCAGCTGCTCCAGCAGCAGCTCATGGGTGGATTCAAAACAGCGCAGATGGATCTGCTCGCTTTCGACAACGGCGGCATCCAGTACGCCGCTGACCAGCCGTTTCGATAGCGCATCGGCCACGCCGACGTCAAACAGCAGATTCGACTCTTTGCGGTAGTTGACGATGTCGAGCATCTCCTGGCTCAGGGTAAACATCCGGTCGGCGTAGCGAAAGACCAGCTCCCCGAGCTCGCTCGGCTCCAGCCCTCTTCCCTTGCGCTTAAATAACTTTCCCTGCAGACGCTCCTCCAGCGCTTTGATCTGCCCGGTAATGGTTTGCGGCGTCAGAAACAGCGCCTCCGCCGCGCCCACGACAGACCCTTCTTTATAGACGTGCCAGAAGTAGTACAGATGGTTGTAGTTGATATGTGACATGCTTCTCTCCCTGATAATGTCCAGGAGAGCCTGGCTGGCCCTCCTGCAGAAAGGTTATACCGCGAGGCGAGTATCCGTTACGCGCTGACGCAGTATGAGGTAGCCGGTAACAGCTGATACCACCGATCCAATTAAGATGCCAAGCTTGGCCCAGTTGATTAACGCGGGATCGACATTGGCGAAGGCCAGCGTGGCGATAAAAATCGACATCGTAAAGCCAATCCCGCACAGAATGCCCACCGCCATAATCTGCCGGCAGGTGGTCCCCTCCGGTAGCGAGGCCCACTTCAGCTTCAGGGCCAGCCAGCAGAACAGGCTGATCCCCAGCGGCTTACCGATAAACAGGCCGGCCATGATACCCAGGGGCAGCAGCGACGTCAGTCCATCAAGCGTAACCCCCCGCAGCGAGACGCCCGCGTTGGCGAAGGCAAACAGCGGCAGGATCATAAACGCCACCCACGGATGCAGGACATGCTCAAGCACTTTAGCCGGTGACTGACCCTGCTTCTCCTGGAGCGGGATCATAAAGCCGACGATGACCCCGGCAAGCGTCGCGTGAACGCCGGACTTCAGCACCGCGGTCCACAGCACCGCACCGACCAGAATATAGATCCCGGTGCGTCGCACGCCGCTCAGATTCAGAACCACCAGCACCGCAATCGCCGCCGCCGCCACGCCCAGCGAGAGCATTGACAGGTCGTGGGTATAAAACAGCGCGATAATCACGATAGCCCCAAGGTCATCAATAATCGCCAGCGCCATCAGGAAAATCTTCAGCGCCGTCGGGACGCGGCTGCCTAACAGCGCCAGCACGCCGAGGGCAAAGGCAATATCCGTCGCCGCCGGGATCGCCCATCCCTCTCTGGCGACAGGATCCTGAGCGTTAAAGGCCAGATAGACCAGCGCCGGGACGATCATCCCGCCGAGCGCGGCAATCACCGGAAAGACCGCCTGACGGCGACTCGCCAGCGAGCCCTGAATCAGCTCGCGTTTAACCTCCAGGCCAATCAGCAAGAAGAACACCGCCATCAGGGCATCATTGATCCATAGCAGCATATTCTTGTTGATCTCCAGCGCTCCCACCCGCAGCTGTACAGGCGTATCAAGGAAGGAGTGATACAGACCGCTGGTCACGCTGGTATTGGCCATGACCATCGCCAGCGCCGCGGCGATGATTAAGACAATGCCGCCGGAAGCATCGCTACTGAAGAATCGTTGCAGATGTTTCACTTTTACTTTCATCCTGTTGGTGAATAACTCGATAAAAGTATAATACACAGACTGATAACTCGAAAAAATCAGATTTAAGTTGCGCTAATGCTCGATTTTTACGAGCTAAAGAGGAGGGATAAGACAATGATAGACTGGGCAGCAAAAGGCCAGGCGTTGACGAAGCAGAATTAACCGCGCAGATCGTCCCACATTTTCTGTCTTTTATTATATTCATATTTCAGACAATCCAGCGTCACGGTCACGTTCGCCGGAGACAGGCGATTTAGCTGCGGCAAAAAAGGATGCGCGTGCAGGTATTGAATAAATTTCGTCGCGCCATTTAACGTGGCGTGCCGCAGAT is part of the Klebsiella quasipneumoniae subsp. quasipneumoniae genome and encodes:
- the ribF gene encoding bifunctional riboflavin kinase/FAD synthetase, translating into MKLIRGIHNLSQAPHGCVLTIGNFDGVHRGHQALLQRLREEGRQRGLPVVVMIFEPQPLELFAADKAPARLTRLREKLSYLAESGVDYVLCVRFDRRFAALTAQDFISELLVRRLGVQFLAVGDDFRFGAGRQGDFLLLQKAGAEYGFDVTSTQTFCEGGVRISSTAVRQALADDDLLLAETLLGHPFSISGRVVHGDELGRTIGFPTANLPLRRQVSPVKGVYAVEVTGLGDKPIAGVANIGTRPTVAGVRQQLEVHLLDVVMDLYGRHINVVLRKKIRNEQRFASLDELKAQIARDELTARELFGLTSQA
- the rpsT gene encoding 30S ribosomal protein S20; amino-acid sequence: MANIKSAKKRAVQSEKARKHNASRRSMMRTFIKKVYAAIEAGDKAAAQKAFNEMQPIVDRQAAKGLIHKNKAARHKANLTAQINKLA
- the nhaR gene encoding transcriptional activator NhaR, whose translation is MSHINYNHLYYFWHVYKEGSVVGAAEALFLTPQTITGQIKALEERLQGKLFKRKGRGLEPSELGELVFRYADRMFTLSQEMLDIVNYRKESNLLFDVGVADALSKRLVSGVLDAAVVESEQIHLRCFESTHELLLEQLSQHKLDMIISDCPIDSTQQEGLFSVKIGECSVSFWCMNPAPMKPFPACLEERRLLIPGRRSMLGRKLLNWINVQGLKVEILGEFDDAALMKAFGAAHNAIFVAPTLYAHDFYHDESIVEIGRMDSVMEEYHAIFAERMIQHPAVQRICNRDYSSLFTEPR
- the nhaA gene encoding Na+/H+ antiporter NhaA, which codes for MKHLQRFFSSDASGGIVLIIAAALAMVMANTSVTSGLYHSFLDTPVQLRVGALEINKNMLLWINDALMAVFFLLIGLEVKRELIQGSLASRRQAVFPVIAALGGMIVPALVYLAFNAQDPVAREGWAIPAATDIAFALGVLALLGSRVPTALKIFLMALAIIDDLGAIVIIALFYTHDLSMLSLGVAAAAIAVLVVLNLSGVRRTGIYILVGAVLWTAVLKSGVHATLAGVIVGFMIPLQEKQGQSPAKVLEHVLHPWVAFMILPLFAFANAGVSLRGVTLDGLTSLLPLGIMAGLFIGKPLGISLFCWLALKLKWASLPEGTTCRQIMAVGILCGIGFTMSIFIATLAFANVDPALINWAKLGILIGSVVSAVTGYLILRQRVTDTRLAV